Proteins encoded within one genomic window of Synechococcus sp. PCC 7335:
- a CDS encoding alpha/beta fold hydrolase: MIAVTIGSLPMLDIPYIDKKSAMTRLGQMIYYMPALPDYPSNRSLSERETLLFLHGFGGGSSAYEWSKVFPAFASDYRVIAPDLIGWGASAHLERNYTIEDYLNSLSDFVKATCDEPVTVVASALTAAFVIRIAIAQPDLFKSLILMTPAGLSDFGNDYTRSPFAQIISTHVLDKLLYSGAIATPFGIRSFLENRQFADPKRISDDIVEAYLQSAKQPKAEYTALSFVRGDLCFDLADYIAQLTTPTALLWGETASFTGPELGRKLAQKNPTAIKLFEVIESTGLTPQLELPAVTIGMIQTCLKALTHEEPVN, encoded by the coding sequence TTGATAGCAGTCACGATTGGTAGTCTACCGATGCTCGACATTCCCTATATTGATAAAAAGAGCGCAATGACCAGGCTAGGGCAGATGATCTACTACATGCCTGCACTACCTGACTATCCCTCTAACCGTTCCCTTAGCGAGAGGGAAACCCTGCTCTTCCTGCATGGTTTTGGTGGGGGTTCTTCTGCTTATGAGTGGTCAAAGGTATTTCCGGCCTTCGCTAGTGACTACCGCGTAATCGCCCCCGATCTAATCGGCTGGGGAGCCTCCGCGCATCTAGAGCGCAACTATACTATTGAAGACTATCTCAACAGTCTCAGCGACTTTGTCAAAGCGACCTGCGATGAACCGGTTACGGTGGTTGCCTCAGCCCTAACGGCGGCCTTTGTGATCAGAATAGCGATCGCCCAACCCGATCTTTTCAAATCTCTTATCTTGATGACGCCCGCCGGACTCTCCGACTTCGGTAATGACTACACCCGTAGTCCGTTCGCACAAATCATCAGCACCCATGTGCTCGACAAGCTTTTGTACTCGGGTGCGATCGCTACCCCCTTCGGCATCCGCAGCTTTCTAGAAAACCGACAGTTCGCTGATCCAAAGCGCATTTCAGACGACATCGTCGAAGCCTATCTACAATCTGCTAAGCAGCCCAAGGCGGAATACACAGCCCTTTCCTTCGTCCGAGGTGACTTGTGCTTTGATCTAGCCGACTACATCGCTCAGCTTACAACTCCAACCGCCCTACTATGGGGCGAAACCGCCTCCTTTACCGGCCCAGAGCTTGGCCGCAAACTTGCCCAGAAAAACCCCACAGCTATCAAGCTATTCGAAGTCATTGAATCCACTGGGTTAACCCCACAACTAGAGCTACCCGCCGTCACTATCGGCATGATTCAAACTTGCCTAAAAGCATTAACACATGAAGAGCCAGTCAACTAA
- the psaA gene encoding photosystem I core protein PsaA yields the protein MTTTPREREATKAKVVVDKNPTPTSFERWAKPGHFDRTLARGPKTTTWIWNLHADAHDFDSHTSDLEDISRKIFSAHFGHLAVVFIWLSGMYFHGARFSNFEAWMSNPVGIKPSAQVVWPVFGQEILNADVGGGFHGIQITSGLFQMWRASGITNSYQLYCTAIGGLVMAGLMLFAGWFHYHKAAPKLEWFQNVESMLNHHLAGLFGLGSLGWAGHQIHVSLPINKLLDAGVAPQDIPLPHEFILDKALMTELYPSFAQGLKPFFTLNWAAYSDFLTFKGGLNPVTGGLWLSDTAHHHLAIAVMFLVAGHMYRTNWGIGHSIKQILDGHKGDPLLFGGEGHVGMYEFLTQSWHAQLAINLALGGSVTIIVAQHMYAMPPYPYLATDYGTQLSLFTHHMWIGGFLVVGAGAHGAIALIRDYDPAKHVNNVLDRVLRVRDAIISHLNWVCIFLGFHSFGLYIHNDTMQALGRPQDMFSDTAIQLQPVFAQWIQSLHTAAPSISGTAPNALAPVSYAFGGDVVAVGGKVAMMPITLGTADFMVHHIHAFTIHVTVLILLKGVLYARNSRLIPDKSELGFRFPCDGPGRGGTCQVSAWDHVFLGLFWMYNSISIVIFHFSWKMQSDVWGTVSDNGTVSHITGGNFAASATTINGWLRDFLWAQASQVINTYGSALSAYGLMFLGAHFVWAFSLMFLFSGRGYWQELIESIVWAHNKLKVAPAIQPRALSITQGRAVGVAHYLLGGIATTWAFFLARMLSVG from the coding sequence ATGACAACTACCCCGCGCGAGCGGGAGGCCACCAAAGCCAAGGTTGTGGTTGATAAAAACCCCACCCCCACTTCTTTTGAGAGGTGGGCCAAGCCAGGTCATTTTGATCGGACTTTGGCTAGGGGACCCAAAACTACCACTTGGATTTGGAACCTTCACGCTGACGCTCACGACTTCGACAGTCACACCAGTGACCTAGAAGATATATCTCGCAAAATCTTTAGCGCTCACTTCGGCCATCTGGCTGTCGTGTTCATCTGGCTGAGTGGCATGTACTTCCATGGCGCTCGCTTTTCCAACTTCGAAGCCTGGATGTCTAATCCAGTTGGCATCAAGCCTAGTGCTCAGGTCGTTTGGCCTGTGTTTGGGCAAGAAATTCTCAACGCCGACGTTGGCGGTGGCTTCCACGGTATTCAAATCACCTCTGGCTTGTTCCAGATGTGGCGTGCTTCCGGTATCACGAACTCATACCAGCTGTATTGCACAGCGATTGGTGGATTGGTGATGGCTGGCTTGATGCTGTTTGCTGGCTGGTTCCACTATCACAAGGCTGCTCCTAAGCTGGAGTGGTTCCAAAACGTGGAGTCGATGCTGAATCACCACCTAGCTGGTTTGTTCGGGCTTGGCTCTTTAGGTTGGGCTGGTCACCAAATCCACGTATCTTTGCCGATTAACAAGCTATTGGATGCTGGCGTTGCACCTCAGGATATTCCGCTACCTCATGAGTTCATCCTTGACAAGGCACTCATGACTGAGCTCTATCCTAGCTTCGCTCAAGGTTTGAAGCCTTTCTTTACCCTCAATTGGGCAGCTTACTCAGACTTCCTTACCTTCAAAGGTGGACTGAACCCGGTAACGGGCGGACTATGGCTATCTGATACCGCTCACCATCACTTGGCAATTGCTGTGATGTTCCTAGTGGCTGGTCATATGTACCGTACTAACTGGGGCATTGGTCATAGCATCAAGCAGATTTTGGATGGTCATAAGGGCGATCCGCTTCTTTTTGGTGGCGAAGGTCATGTGGGAATGTATGAGTTTCTAACTCAGTCCTGGCATGCTCAGCTAGCGATTAACTTGGCCCTAGGTGGCTCGGTCACTATTATTGTGGCCCAGCATATGTATGCGATGCCTCCTTACCCTTACCTTGCAACCGATTACGGTACGCAGCTTTCGCTGTTTACTCACCACATGTGGATTGGTGGCTTTTTGGTGGTAGGTGCAGGTGCGCACGGTGCGATCGCACTCATTCGTGATTATGATCCGGCCAAGCATGTCAACAACGTGCTTGATCGCGTTCTGCGCGTTCGTGATGCCATTATCTCCCATCTCAACTGGGTCTGTATTTTCCTTGGCTTCCACAGCTTTGGTCTATACATTCATAACGACACCATGCAAGCTTTGGGTCGCCCGCAGGACATGTTCTCGGATACGGCGATTCAACTACAGCCCGTCTTTGCTCAGTGGATTCAGAGCCTGCACACTGCAGCGCCCTCTATCTCTGGTACGGCACCTAATGCGCTAGCGCCTGTGAGCTATGCATTCGGCGGCGACGTTGTAGCGGTTGGCGGTAAAGTTGCGATGATGCCAATTACGCTTGGCACCGCAGACTTCATGGTTCACCATATCCATGCATTCACAATCCACGTGACTGTGCTCATCCTGCTTAAGGGTGTGCTGTACGCTCGCAACTCGCGTCTTATCCCTGATAAGAGTGAGCTAGGCTTCCGCTTCCCTTGCGACGGTCCTGGTCGTGGTGGCACTTGCCAAGTCTCTGCTTGGGACCATGTGTTCCTAGGCTTGTTCTGGATGTATAACTCGATCTCGATTGTGATTTTCCACTTTAGTTGGAAGATGCAATCCGATGTTTGGGGCACTGTGTCTGATAACGGCACTGTCTCTCACATTACTGGCGGCAACTTTGCTGCAAGTGCAACCACCATTAACGGTTGGCTGCGCGACTTCCTGTGGGCGCAAGCGTCTCAGGTCATCAACACCTACGGTTCGGCGCTGTCGGCTTATGGTTTGATGTTCTTGGGTGCCCACTTCGTTTGGGCATTCAGCCTAATGTTCTTGTTCAGCGGTCGCGGCTACTGGCAGGAGCTGATTGAGTCTATTGTTTGGGCTCATAACAAGCTGAAAGTAGCTCCGGCTATTCAGCCTCGCGCACTAAGCATTACTCAAGGCCGAGCAGTGGGCGTTGCTCACTATCTCCTAGGAGGGATCGCCACGACGTGGGCGTTCTTCTTGGCTCGAATGTTATCGGTAGGTTAA
- a CDS encoding DegT/DnrJ/EryC1/StrS family aminotransferase, which produces MIPRKQLDIRWTDILFGLKQCVWPFPNKNIEEKFGEIWTSSKTSNQKESLICLSVRSGFDALLTTLNFQPGDEILVSAITIHGVIRIIEAHNLVPVPIDIDPTRLAVCPDSMAVAVSDRTKAIVIAHLFGSRMPMEPILQFAKNHNLFVIEDCAQAYTGNEYCGHPQSDVSLFSFGPIKTNTALAAGVLHFRERSLWRAVRLHQEQWPRQSQWQFCKRIGKYTLLKALSYQAAYTLFVGLCSLQK; this is translated from the coding sequence GTGATTCCCCGAAAGCAACTCGACATTAGGTGGACAGACATACTGTTCGGCCTGAAACAGTGCGTATGGCCTTTCCCTAATAAAAACATTGAGGAGAAATTTGGAGAAATTTGGACTAGTAGCAAGACTTCCAATCAGAAAGAATCTCTTATCTGCTTATCAGTACGCAGCGGCTTTGACGCACTTTTGACAACACTGAACTTCCAACCGGGCGATGAAATCCTCGTATCAGCAATCACCATTCACGGGGTGATTCGCATCATTGAAGCGCATAACCTGGTTCCGGTTCCCATCGATATAGATCCTACGCGGCTCGCCGTATGTCCTGATTCCATGGCTGTTGCTGTGAGCGATCGCACCAAAGCCATCGTCATCGCTCATCTATTTGGTAGCCGCATGCCCATGGAGCCAATCCTACAATTTGCCAAAAACCACAATCTTTTTGTCATAGAAGACTGCGCCCAAGCCTACACTGGCAACGAATACTGCGGTCATCCACAAAGCGATGTCAGTCTGTTTAGCTTTGGCCCCATCAAAACAAACACAGCCCTAGCAGCTGGAGTTCTGCATTTCCGGGAGCGTTCACTTTGGCGCGCTGTACGCTTGCATCAAGAACAATGGCCAAGGCAAAGTCAATGGCAGTTCTGCAAACGAATTGGTAAGTATACATTGCTAAAAGCGTTATCTTACCAAGCTGCCTACACTCTTTTCGTAGGACTGTGTTCTCTCCAAAAATGA
- a CDS encoding NAD(P)H-dependent glycerol-3-phosphate dehydrogenase: MLKLAVLGRGAWGSALARLAESNHHQVKLWSRRGELSLEEAIADADVILSAISMKGVTSLAQQLRQLSIPPAAILVTATKGLDPETTLTPSQIFQSAFPDHPVAVLSGPNLSKEISGGLPAATVLASKDLTAATTVQQLFSSDSFRVYTSGDPLGAELGGTLKNVMAIAVGVCDGLNLGTNAKSALITRALPEVIRVGLHLGATEVETFYGLSGLGDMLATCSSSLSRNYRVGYGLAQGKSLEQILEELGGTAEGVNTAHVLIAIANREGIPVPISRQVYRLLLGRITPKEAVEALMERELKPESCVL, encoded by the coding sequence GTGCTCAAGCTAGCGGTTTTGGGACGAGGAGCATGGGGAAGCGCCCTTGCCCGCCTGGCAGAAAGTAATCACCACCAGGTCAAACTATGGTCGAGACGAGGAGAACTTAGTCTAGAAGAAGCGATTGCTGATGCGGACGTGATTCTATCTGCTATCTCGATGAAGGGAGTGACTTCTCTAGCTCAGCAGCTACGTCAGCTATCGATTCCACCTGCTGCTATCTTAGTGACTGCGACAAAAGGTCTAGACCCAGAAACTACGCTGACGCCTTCGCAGATCTTTCAATCCGCTTTTCCTGACCACCCCGTCGCTGTTTTATCTGGTCCGAACCTTTCTAAGGAGATATCGGGTGGGCTTCCCGCCGCGACTGTTTTAGCTAGCAAAGATCTGACGGCTGCTACTACTGTTCAGCAGCTTTTCTCCTCAGACAGCTTCAGGGTCTATACCAGTGGTGACCCATTAGGCGCAGAACTCGGCGGCACGCTTAAAAATGTAATGGCGATCGCTGTAGGTGTTTGCGACGGCCTTAACTTAGGCACTAATGCTAAATCTGCCTTGATTACTCGGGCGCTGCCAGAGGTGATCCGGGTTGGCTTGCATCTAGGTGCGACCGAAGTTGAGACTTTCTATGGTCTGAGTGGTCTAGGCGATATGCTTGCTACTTGTAGCAGCAGTCTTAGTCGAAACTACCGGGTTGGCTATGGGCTAGCGCAGGGCAAATCACTAGAACAGATACTAGAAGAGCTAGGAGGAACGGCTGAAGGGGTGAATACAGCTCATGTTTTGATTGCGATCGCCAACCGTGAAGGGATTCCTGTTCCGATTTCAAGACAGGTGTATCGACTGCTCTTAGGTCGTATCACTCCCAAAGAAGCTGTAGAAGCTTTGATGGAACGTGAGCTAAAGCCAGAATCCTGCGTTCTATAG
- a CDS encoding GNAT family N-acetyltransferase, with protein sequence MDYPKILMSYDDFVTIEPLLGWKTEYWDGYARLTPRMMGVETRLDFESVSTSKDTSHTGLTFITPTPNYTQQIIDGYIASFINSVEFCGWPIDSIFEEAHRDISLYFEGKRGKPLSASAIALHPDTQQVLALSLITEKQQSACLELLYVCPPHQRQGIGTDLINYSVRALCQQSYSRLTTRYHICNHHSRQFYHKLGFQDVFDRYYLTIYTAYLRNKIHRRESLGMLDEIEEIKQEQKQLQNKLNVLEEEFARSIREAIH encoded by the coding sequence ATGGATTATCCCAAAATCCTAATGTCTTATGACGATTTCGTAACGATTGAACCTCTCCTCGGATGGAAGACGGAGTACTGGGATGGCTATGCGCGGCTTACTCCTCGCATGATGGGCGTCGAGACTCGTTTAGATTTTGAATCAGTCTCTACATCAAAAGACACCAGCCATACAGGACTTACGTTCATCACGCCAACTCCAAACTATACTCAGCAGATAATAGACGGCTATATCGCATCATTCATTAACTCTGTCGAATTTTGCGGCTGGCCGATCGACAGTATCTTTGAAGAAGCCCATCGCGACATTTCTCTGTACTTTGAAGGCAAAAGAGGAAAGCCGCTTTCTGCTAGTGCGATTGCACTACACCCTGACACCCAACAAGTTCTTGCACTCTCTCTAATCACAGAGAAGCAACAAAGTGCTTGTTTGGAACTCCTTTACGTGTGCCCTCCTCATCAAAGACAGGGAATCGGGACTGATCTCATAAATTACAGCGTTCGTGCTCTTTGTCAGCAAAGCTACTCACGGCTCACTACCCGATACCATATCTGCAACCATCACAGTCGCCAGTTTTATCACAAGCTTGGATTCCAGGATGTGTTTGATCGCTACTATCTAACCATCTACACCGCCTACCTCAGAAACAAAATCCATAGGAGAGAAAGTCTGGGAATGCTTGATGAAATAGAAGAAATAAAACAAGAACAGAAACAGCTGCAGAACAAACTTAACGTGCTAGAAGAGGAATTCGCACGGAGTATTCGAGAAGCTATCCACTAG
- a CDS encoding Uma2 family endonuclease, giving the protein MPNLVVEVGASSLEDDLGRKRLMYEQIGIEEYWVVDVDAKELIAFAIDGDGRSGRIWQSVVLPGLKTSLVDEALRRSQTENDGAIAWWLMKVFS; this is encoded by the coding sequence TTGCCAAACCTAGTCGTCGAGGTAGGTGCGAGTTCTCTCGAAGATGACTTGGGGCGTAAGCGGCTGATGTATGAACAGATAGGGATAGAAGAATACTGGGTTGTAGATGTCGATGCTAAGGAGCTGATTGCTTTCGCTATAGATGGCGATGGTAGAAGCGGTCGGATTTGGCAATCTGTTGTTTTGCCGGGATTGAAGACGAGTTTGGTGGATGAGGCCTTGAGGCGATCGCAGACCGAAAACGACGGAGCGATCGCCTGGTGGCTGATGAAAGTATTCTCTTAA
- a CDS encoding NUDIX domain-containing protein — MKFKSTPNRCIHHEGEEIWISRSVTVLPVLFFVSKGIRYVPLGKRGEDLPDGVGQWGLPGGYLDYDETATQAVYREVWEELGLDIPQLLEDFRFEGDLTHPYEVYSTPLRRQNVTLKYPIMFYVDEAELPRLAPQVSQGEVVEARWFELKAALKMPLAFNHHEVMEECLNRYYAIDMRKY, encoded by the coding sequence GTGAAGTTTAAAAGTACGCCCAACCGCTGCATTCACCATGAAGGTGAAGAGATCTGGATTAGCCGTAGCGTCACCGTGTTGCCTGTTCTGTTCTTCGTTAGCAAAGGCATTCGATATGTTCCGTTAGGTAAGCGAGGGGAAGATTTACCAGATGGGGTAGGTCAGTGGGGGCTACCTGGTGGCTATCTAGACTACGACGAAACGGCGACGCAAGCTGTATACCGAGAAGTGTGGGAAGAACTCGGCTTAGATATTCCGCAGCTGCTAGAGGACTTTCGCTTTGAAGGAGATCTTACCCACCCTTACGAGGTGTACAGTACGCCATTGCGTCGACAGAACGTTACTCTAAAATATCCAATTATGTTCTATGTAGATGAGGCCGAATTGCCAAGGCTAGCACCTCAAGTATCCCAAGGCGAAGTAGTAGAAGCCCGTTGGTTTGAGCTGAAAGCAGCGCTAAAGATGCCGCTAGCCTTCAATCACCACGAGGTCATGGAAGAGTGTTTAAATCGCTACTATGCAATCGATATGCGAAAGTACTGA
- a CDS encoding 1-acyl-sn-glycerol-3-phosphate acyltransferase codes for MTRTFLYCLLKWSVVSPVLYTYLRGRVYGAERVPMQGPLIVVANHASHFDSPVLACCLRRPVSFMADSSLFQVPILGLAIRAYGAYSVKRGTADRSAIRSAVRQLQEDWAIGIYLQGGRSHDARIVSPKLGAALIAAKAQVPLLPVSLWGTDKVLPKGCWLPRSYPVTVRIGKIVPPPVGTSKVELKTVTQRCMNDIHALYDLRR; via the coding sequence ATGACGCGCACTTTTCTATACTGTTTGCTCAAGTGGTCTGTAGTCAGTCCGGTGCTATATACCTATCTGCGTGGGCGTGTATATGGGGCTGAGCGGGTACCAATGCAGGGTCCATTGATTGTTGTTGCTAATCATGCAAGCCATTTTGATTCTCCTGTCTTGGCTTGTTGCCTACGGAGACCGGTATCGTTTATGGCTGATAGTTCGTTATTTCAGGTGCCAATTTTGGGCTTGGCGATTCGAGCCTATGGTGCATATTCAGTGAAACGAGGGACGGCCGATCGTAGTGCGATTCGCTCGGCAGTGAGACAGTTACAAGAGGACTGGGCGATCGGAATCTATTTGCAAGGAGGCCGATCACACGATGCTCGGATAGTCTCGCCTAAGCTGGGGGCGGCGCTGATCGCGGCGAAGGCACAGGTGCCTTTGCTGCCTGTGAGTTTGTGGGGAACTGATAAGGTTTTGCCGAAGGGCTGCTGGCTGCCAAGATCATATCCGGTGACGGTGCGGATTGGTAAGATAGTCCCACCGCCTGTAGGTACTAGCAAAGTTGAGTTGAAGACGGTTACTCAGCGCTGTATGAATGATATTCACGCATTGTACGATCTAAGACGTTAA
- the psaB gene encoding photosystem I core protein PsaB, protein MATKFPKFSQALAQDPTTRRIWYGIATAHDFETHDGMTEENLYQKIFASHFGHLAIIFLWTSGNLFHVAWQGNFPQWTQDPLNVKPIAHAIWDPHFGQPAVDAFSQAGSTSPVNIAYSGVYHWWYTIGMRTNGDLYAGAVGLLIFAAVMLFAGWLHLQPKFRPSLSWFKNAESRLNHHLAGLFGVSSLAWTGHLVHVAIPESRGVHVGWDNFLTMKPHPAGLQPFFTGNWGAYAQNPDTAEHVFGTSQGAGDAILTFLGGFHPQTQSLWLTDMAHHHLAIAVLFIVAGHMYRTNFGIGHSIREILNTHRPPEGTPLGGALGAGHKGLYDTLNNSLHFQLALALASLGVITSLVAQHMYALPPYAFIAQDFTTQAALYTHHQYIAGFIMMGAFAHGAIFLIRDYDPAANENNVLARVLDHKEAIISHLSWVSLFLGFHTLGLYVHNDVVVAFGTPEKQILVEPVFAQWVQAASGKALYGFDTLLSNPDSIATTAWPNGGNVWLPGWLDAINSGSNSLFLAIGPGDFLVHHAIALGLHTTTLILVKGALDGRGSKLMPDKKDFGYSFPCDGPGRGGTCDISGWDSFYLAMFWMLNTIGWVTFYWHWKHLAIWSGNVAQFNESSNYLMGWLRDYLWLNSSQLINGYNPYGMNNLAVWAWMFLFGHLVWATGFMFLISWRGYWQELIETIVWAHERTPLANLVRWKDKPVAMSIVQGRLIGLAHFTVGYVLTYAAFLIASTSSRFG, encoded by the coding sequence ATGGCAACTAAATTTCCAAAATTTAGCCAAGCTCTCGCACAAGATCCGACTACTCGTCGGATCTGGTACGGAATTGCCACAGCCCATGACTTTGAAACCCATGACGGGATGACAGAGGAGAATCTTTACCAAAAGATCTTCGCTTCTCACTTCGGTCACCTGGCGATCATTTTCCTCTGGACTTCTGGCAACCTGTTCCATGTCGCTTGGCAAGGCAACTTCCCACAGTGGACTCAAGATCCACTAAATGTAAAACCAATCGCGCATGCGATTTGGGATCCTCACTTTGGTCAACCTGCGGTTGATGCGTTCTCTCAGGCTGGTTCTACTAGCCCGGTGAATATTGCTTACTCAGGTGTGTATCACTGGTGGTACACCATTGGTATGCGCACGAATGGCGATCTTTATGCTGGCGCAGTCGGTTTGTTGATCTTCGCAGCAGTGATGCTGTTTGCAGGTTGGCTACACCTTCAGCCTAAGTTCCGTCCTAGCCTTTCTTGGTTCAAGAATGCTGAGTCTCGCCTCAACCACCACTTGGCTGGTTTGTTCGGTGTCAGCTCCTTGGCTTGGACTGGTCACTTGGTTCACGTAGCGATTCCTGAGTCCCGTGGTGTGCACGTTGGTTGGGATAACTTCCTGACCATGAAGCCTCACCCCGCTGGCTTGCAACCATTTTTTACTGGCAATTGGGGCGCTTACGCTCAAAATCCTGATACGGCCGAACATGTGTTTGGTACTTCTCAGGGTGCGGGCGATGCGATCTTGACTTTCTTGGGTGGTTTCCATCCTCAGACACAGTCTCTGTGGCTGACGGATATGGCGCATCACCACCTAGCGATCGCAGTCCTCTTTATCGTGGCTGGCCACATGTACCGGACGAACTTCGGTATTGGTCACAGCATCAGAGAGATCTTGAATACGCACCGTCCTCCAGAGGGCACGCCGCTAGGTGGCGCTTTAGGTGCGGGTCATAAGGGTCTTTACGACACGCTAAACAACTCGCTGCACTTCCAGCTTGCTTTGGCGCTAGCTTCCTTGGGCGTAATCACGTCTCTAGTTGCTCAGCACATGTATGCACTGCCGCCCTACGCGTTCATAGCGCAGGACTTCACCACTCAAGCAGCGCTATATACCCATCACCAGTACATCGCTGGCTTCATCATGATGGGAGCGTTTGCTCACGGTGCGATTTTCTTGATTAGAGACTACGATCCTGCAGCGAACGAAAATAACGTGCTAGCGCGGGTTCTAGATCACAAAGAAGCCATCATCTCTCACCTGAGCTGGGTTTCTCTCTTCCTGGGTTTCCATACGCTTGGTCTCTATGTCCATAACGACGTAGTGGTTGCGTTTGGTACACCTGAGAAGCAAATCCTAGTTGAGCCTGTGTTTGCACAATGGGTGCAGGCTGCTTCTGGTAAAGCGCTCTATGGCTTTGATACGCTGCTTTCTAACCCTGATAGCATTGCGACTACGGCTTGGCCCAATGGCGGTAACGTCTGGTTGCCTGGCTGGTTGGATGCGATTAACAGCGGTAGTAACTCTTTGTTCTTGGCAATTGGGCCTGGTGACTTCTTGGTTCACCATGCGATCGCGCTCGGTCTTCATACCACTACTTTGATCTTGGTCAAAGGTGCGTTAGATGGCCGTGGCTCAAAGCTGATGCCCGACAAGAAAGACTTCGGCTATAGCTTCCCTTGTGATGGTCCTGGTCGTGGTGGTACTTGCGATATCTCTGGTTGGGATTCGTTCTACCTAGCGATGTTCTGGATGCTCAATACCATTGGTTGGGTAACCTTCTACTGGCACTGGAAGCATTTGGCTATCTGGAGCGGGAACGTCGCTCAGTTTAATGAGAGTTCGAACTATCTCATGGGCTGGCTACGTGACTATCTCTGGCTAAACTCTTCTCAGCTGATCAACGGTTACAACCCCTATGGGATGAACAACTTGGCGGTTTGGGCTTGGATGTTCCTATTCGGACACCTGGTCTGGGCGACTGGATTCATGTTCCTCATCTCCTGGCGTGGTTATTGGCAAGAGCTGATCGAGACCATTGTTTGGGCTCATGAGCGCACGCCATTGGCTAACCTGGTTCGCTGGAAGGACAAGCCGGTTGCAATGTCAATTGTTCAAGGACGTTTGATTGGCCTAGCTCACTTTACGGTGGGGTATGTGCTGACCTATGCAGCCTTCCTGATTGCGTCAACGTCTAGTCGATTCGGCTAG